One Paramisgurnus dabryanus chromosome 10, PD_genome_1.1, whole genome shotgun sequence genomic region harbors:
- the psmg1 gene encoding proteasome assembly chaperone 1 — MATFFGEVLSVYSRAVEEDDDDDLTNENEEDEQIRREIEEKRSVHVHWTSDTDTRSYSDLIIAVGPNATGFISAYVLSSGCWSAVGWVSLWNERSQRSTRTNTSAPDPGEPACILYQQNQNPSVLICQCTCYVAEDQLFQWTEKVLGCVQKRGLSVTVLSECVLAEYKTSDYVSGNGSPFLCALKTGGYTGAIACPLLKQPNIISGLPAAVLSHCQVHQTPAVVYQCYSDVSHPDSLTMETFKSAVMCLSSAVKLDPSPSSETLQKFTRVNEVQSNLYT, encoded by the exons ATGGCGACGTTTTTCGGTGAAGTTTTATCGGTTTACTCGAGAGCTGTTgaagaagatgatgatgatgatttgacGAATGAAAACGAGGAAGATGAACAAATCCGACGAGAAATAGAAGAGAAGAG gTCAGTTCATGTGCACTGGACATCAGACACTGACACGAGATCATATTCTGATCTGATCATAGCTGTGGGACCAAACGCCACAG GGTTCATCTCAGCGTATGTGTTGAGTTCTGGATGTTGGTCAGCAGTCGGTTGGGTTTCTCTCTGGAATGAACGCAGTCAGAGATCCACAAGGACAAACACTTCTGCTCCAGACCCCGGAGAACCGGCCTGTATTCTGTACCAGCAGAACCAAAACCCATCT GTCTTGATCTGTCAGTGCACGTGCTACGTAGCTGAAGATCAGCTGTTTCAATGGACAGAAAAG GTGTTGGGCTGTGTACAGAAGAGAGGTTTGTCTGTCACTGTGCTCTCTGAATGCGTTTTGGCCGAATATAAAACCTCAGACTACGTGAGTGGGAACGGCTCACCCTTCCTGTGCGCTCTGAAGACGGGCGGGTACACGGGAGCCATCGCGTGTCCTCTGCTGAAACAGCCCAATATCATCTCTGGATTACCTGCTGCAG TGCTCAGTCACTGTCAGGTCCATCAGACTCCAGCGGTTGTGTATCAGTGTTACAGTGATGTCTCTCACCCCGACTCTCTCACTATGGAAACATTTAAATCTGCTGTCATGTGTCTGAGTTCAGCAGTAAAG TTGGATCCGAGTCCGAGTTCAGAAACTCTACAGAAGTTCACACGAGTCAATGAAGTTCAGAGTAACCTGTACACATAG